Proteins from a genomic interval of Pseudomonas versuta:
- a CDS encoding phage terminase large subunit family protein: MHTEIPNGAEVYREAYFRGLRPDPSLWVDQWADEYMRIPRDAGAAEPGQYRTSRTPYAREPMRCLSPAHPCKRVVTMVASQLMKTQIALNWIGGLIHMVPSNILTLLPSLSLAKRVSSRIGKTIKATPVLRERVAANRSRGPRNTMDTKEFEGGSLYITTAGSAANLAELSARYIYGDEIDRWDVDVGEEGDPIELAETRGSTFGRNAKFYFSSSPTIKGASRIADLFEASDQRYYYVPCPHCGHMQILEWENLHYSADYNVVHYQCAGPDCDVLIDEHHKGQMLAQGEWRSHAPGDGETIGFHLNALYAPLGWTDWRSLAKQFEKAKKAQNRGDLEPMQVFYNTRLAKVWDSAQEQTKAEVLKERARRETYGLGSMAYRVLMLTASVDVQANRLELMVMGWGVGMERWIIDYQVIWGDPADERTWAVLDDKLKVRYPHPCGVGLGILATAIDSGGHHTDEVYQFCRLRRWRNIFAIKGASKPGRPVIAQRPSMVDVTWKGQTERNGAELWFVGTDTAKDWIYNRYPFEDGPGSLHFANDLPDDFFDQCVAERKVARYVKGYKRIEWVKGKAERNEALDLMVYNLAMAHYLGLNRYKEHDWERIRQALAQAGLFDEKPVQAERLALPAATPGSQPVETPPPEVIPAATSQPVARPPQRRSSTSGYLKRR, encoded by the coding sequence ATGCACACGGAAATCCCGAACGGTGCAGAGGTGTACCGCGAGGCGTATTTCCGTGGGCTACGGCCTGACCCATCGCTGTGGGTCGACCAGTGGGCTGACGAGTACATGCGCATCCCGCGTGACGCAGGCGCCGCTGAGCCTGGCCAATACCGCACATCGCGTACACCTTATGCCCGCGAGCCCATGCGCTGTTTATCGCCGGCTCACCCCTGCAAACGCGTGGTCACCATGGTGGCCTCGCAGCTGATGAAAACCCAGATCGCGTTGAACTGGATCGGCGGCCTGATTCACATGGTGCCGTCCAACATCCTGACACTGCTGCCCAGCCTTAGCCTGGCCAAGCGGGTGTCCTCACGGATCGGCAAGACCATCAAGGCCACGCCGGTGCTGCGTGAGCGTGTCGCGGCCAACCGCTCCCGTGGCCCACGCAACACGATGGACACCAAGGAATTTGAAGGTGGCTCGCTCTACATCACCACCGCAGGCTCGGCGGCTAACCTGGCCGAGCTGTCGGCACGCTACATATACGGCGATGAGATCGACCGCTGGGATGTCGACGTAGGAGAAGAGGGCGACCCGATCGAGCTGGCCGAAACCCGGGGCAGTACCTTCGGGCGCAACGCCAAGTTCTACTTCTCCAGCTCCCCCACGATCAAGGGCGCTTCTCGCATCGCCGACCTGTTTGAGGCCAGCGACCAGCGTTACTACTACGTGCCATGCCCGCACTGCGGCCATATGCAGATTCTGGAATGGGAAAACCTGCACTACTCGGCCGATTACAACGTGGTGCACTACCAGTGCGCCGGGCCGGATTGCGACGTACTGATCGATGAGCACCACAAGGGCCAGATGCTGGCCCAGGGCGAATGGCGATCGCACGCGCCAGGTGACGGTGAAACCATCGGTTTCCACCTCAACGCACTGTATGCGCCACTCGGCTGGACCGACTGGCGCTCACTGGCCAAGCAGTTTGAAAAAGCCAAGAAGGCGCAGAATCGCGGTGATCTTGAGCCCATGCAGGTGTTCTACAACACCCGTCTGGCCAAGGTCTGGGACAGCGCTCAAGAGCAGACCAAAGCCGAAGTCCTGAAAGAACGCGCCCGCCGTGAAACCTACGGCCTCGGCTCAATGGCTTATCGGGTGCTGATGCTCACCGCGTCGGTGGACGTGCAAGCCAACCGCCTGGAGCTGATGGTGATGGGTTGGGGTGTTGGCATGGAACGCTGGATCATCGACTACCAGGTGATTTGGGGAGATCCGGCGGATGAGCGCACCTGGGCAGTGCTCGATGACAAGCTCAAGGTGCGCTACCCGCACCCATGCGGTGTCGGTCTGGGGATTCTGGCCACAGCCATCGACTCAGGCGGTCACCACACTGACGAGGTTTACCAGTTCTGCCGCCTTCGCCGGTGGCGCAACATCTTCGCCATCAAGGGCGCGAGCAAACCGGGCAGGCCGGTGATCGCGCAACGACCTTCGATGGTCGACGTGACCTGGAAAGGCCAGACCGAACGCAACGGCGCCGAGCTGTGGTTTGTCGGTACCGACACCGCGAAGGACTGGATCTACAACCGCTATCCGTTTGAAGACGGCCCTGGGTCACTGCACTTTGCCAACGACTTGCCGGATGACTTCTTCGACCAGTGCGTGGCCGAGCGCAAGGTGGCGCGCTACGTCAAAGGCTACAAGCGCATCGAGTGGGTCAAAGGAAAGGCCGAGCGCAACGAAGCGCTCGACCTGATGGTGTACAACCTGGCAATGGCGCATTACCTGGGCCTGAACCGCTACAAGGAACACGACTGGGAGCGCATTCGACAAGCTCTGGCGCAGGCCGGGTTGTTCGATGAAAAACCGGTCCAGGCCGAGCGGCTTGCACTCCCTGCCGCCACACCCGGGTCACAACCTGTTGAAACGCCTCCACCCGAAGTAATTCCGGCTGCAACATCGCAACCGGTCGCAAGACCTCCTCAACGCCGCAGTTCCACCAGCGGCTACCTCAAGAGACGCTGA
- a CDS encoding phage head-tail joining protein has translation MSFTQKHLDAVEAAIARGEKTVRYADRTVEYRTVDELLKARDQIRTSLVASAGPRSKVVRLYHGGKGL, from the coding sequence ATGTCCTTTACCCAAAAGCACCTCGACGCGGTTGAGGCGGCCATCGCACGCGGCGAGAAAACCGTGCGCTACGCCGATCGCACCGTTGAGTACCGCACGGTGGATGAGTTGCTCAAGGCCCGCGACCAGATCCGCACTTCGCTGGTCGCGTCTGCCGGGCCACGTTCAAAAGTGGTGAGGCTCTACCACGGAGGCAAGGGACTCTGA
- a CDS encoding VapE domain-containing protein yields MLDDVLGQFADHGLEPAQPLTFGKLTRCKTTQDKGKEKNGWYVIHEHRTEKNETLIFGSFGDWRSGDSNKIKVKAGRMSQEERDVMRARQEEGKRRAAEIAANAARRAANRASGLFKRMPEKGRSAYLDRKQIVGMGVRYAPRSGAMLVPMSNVRDQIVGLQVIYPDKQQDTGRDKSYWPYGMSKEGAFHLIGPHPEPGEPVLVCEGYATGASLHMATSLTVAIAFDAGNLSVVAKAMRERFPGRALIVCRDDDWKTKRANGEPWNPGEEKGSNAALIVGGQVVGPVFSGEREIKWTDFNDLHCAEGLDAVRRQVLSVVRPPAAGGWKDQLARTENGSLIAHMQNVELILGNDERWAGVISFSAFSSKIVKLRTPPYGGGTGDWGDIDDIRVMKWLAQQYNLRVKASSVIEAVSVVAHDNSFHPVRNYLNKLEWDRVPRLDTWLNTVMGVTQSGYSAKVGKRWMISAVARVMRPGCKADSVMILEGGQGEGKSTAMRILGGDWFMDTPFALGDKDGFQAIRGKWIIELGELDSFNKAESTKAKQFFSASTDTYRESYGRRTNDVPRQCVFVGTTNQDEYLKDATGNRRYWPVACTKVDLEQLREIRDQLWAEAMFCYEAGEIWWVNRDETAMFSEAQDERFVVDEWEGPILNWLEESQIGETTSGSEVLASALKLDFGHWGKPEQMRVGAIMHRLGWRRVRLPALAKSGQRPWAYKKPGNWGGQSALQVQKTEEPCFD; encoded by the coding sequence CTCGATGACGTACTTGGTCAATTTGCTGACCACGGCCTTGAGCCTGCGCAACCACTCACGTTCGGCAAGTTGACCCGCTGCAAGACCACGCAGGATAAGGGCAAAGAGAAAAACGGCTGGTATGTCATCCATGAACACCGCACCGAGAAAAACGAGACGCTGATTTTCGGCAGCTTCGGTGACTGGCGTTCGGGCGACAGCAACAAGATCAAGGTCAAGGCCGGCCGCATGAGCCAGGAAGAACGCGACGTGATGCGCGCTCGTCAGGAGGAAGGCAAACGCCGCGCCGCCGAGATTGCCGCGAACGCCGCCCGCCGTGCTGCCAATCGTGCATCTGGCCTGTTTAAGCGTATGCCGGAGAAGGGTCGTAGCGCTTATCTGGATCGTAAACAGATCGTCGGTATGGGTGTCCGCTACGCGCCGCGCTCTGGTGCTATGTTGGTACCGATGAGTAATGTTCGGGATCAGATCGTCGGGCTGCAGGTCATCTACCCCGACAAGCAGCAGGACACTGGCCGCGACAAGTCCTATTGGCCTTATGGCATGTCCAAGGAAGGCGCCTTCCACCTGATTGGCCCTCACCCTGAGCCGGGCGAGCCAGTACTGGTCTGTGAGGGCTACGCCACTGGCGCAAGCCTGCATATGGCCACCTCGTTGACGGTGGCCATCGCGTTTGACGCGGGTAATTTGAGCGTGGTGGCCAAGGCCATGCGCGAGCGTTTCCCGGGCCGCGCCCTGATCGTCTGCCGCGACGATGACTGGAAGACCAAACGCGCCAACGGCGAGCCTTGGAACCCGGGCGAAGAGAAGGGCAGCAACGCGGCCTTGATCGTTGGCGGTCAGGTGGTTGGTCCGGTGTTTTCGGGCGAGCGCGAGATCAAGTGGACCGACTTCAATGACTTGCATTGTGCCGAAGGGTTGGATGCAGTCCGCCGCCAGGTGTTGTCGGTGGTCAGGCCGCCTGCTGCAGGTGGATGGAAAGACCAGCTGGCACGAACTGAAAACGGCTCATTGATCGCCCATATGCAAAACGTCGAATTGATCCTGGGCAACGACGAGCGCTGGGCCGGTGTTATCAGCTTCAGCGCCTTCAGCTCCAAAATCGTCAAATTACGCACGCCTCCTTATGGCGGCGGTACCGGGGATTGGGGTGATATCGACGATATTCGGGTGATGAAGTGGCTGGCCCAGCAATACAACCTGCGGGTCAAAGCCTCAAGCGTGATCGAGGCGGTCAGCGTTGTGGCCCATGACAACTCCTTTCACCCGGTGCGTAACTACCTGAACAAGCTTGAATGGGATCGGGTGCCGCGCCTCGATACCTGGCTCAACACGGTGATGGGCGTGACCCAAAGCGGTTACAGCGCCAAGGTCGGCAAGCGCTGGATGATCTCAGCAGTGGCGCGGGTAATGCGCCCGGGGTGCAAGGCTGACTCGGTAATGATCCTCGAGGGCGGGCAGGGCGAAGGTAAGTCCACAGCCATGAGGATCCTTGGCGGCGACTGGTTTATGGATACGCCGTTTGCCCTGGGCGACAAGGACGGCTTTCAGGCGATCCGTGGCAAATGGATCATCGAACTGGGCGAGCTGGACAGCTTCAACAAGGCTGAGAGCACCAAGGCCAAGCAGTTCTTCTCGGCGTCCACCGACACCTACCGCGAGAGCTACGGCCGCAGAACAAATGACGTGCCACGCCAGTGTGTTTTCGTGGGTACCACCAACCAGGACGAATACCTCAAGGACGCCACGGGCAACCGCCGTTATTGGCCAGTGGCCTGCACCAAGGTCGACCTCGAGCAACTGCGCGAGATCCGTGACCAGCTCTGGGCCGAGGCAATGTTCTGTTATGAGGCAGGTGAGATCTGGTGGGTCAACCGCGACGAAACCGCGATGTTCTCCGAAGCCCAGGACGAGCGCTTTGTGGTGGATGAATGGGAAGGCCCGATCCTGAACTGGCTGGAAGAGTCGCAGATCGGCGAAACCACCAGCGGCAGCGAAGTGTTGGCCAGCGCACTCAAACTCGACTTCGGCCACTGGGGCAAGCCCGAGCAGATGCGTGTCGGCGCGATCATGCACCGGCTTGGTTGGCGTCGGGTGCGTCTGCCAGCCCTGGCCAAAAGCGGGCAGCGTCCCTGGGCTTACAAGAAGCCTGGTAACTGGGGCGGCCAGTCAGCCCTGCAGGTGCAGAAGACCGAGGAGCCTTGCTTTGATTAA
- a CDS encoding head decoration protein, which translates to MTIKKEPMHAGEFLLSEGAGNISREAINVAAGPALNAGQVLGQVTASGEFAAYEPTAEDGSEKAVAILYGPLGESDIVRRGRAVVRLAEVSEVHLSGLDPEGEKSLAEHFVIVR; encoded by the coding sequence ATGACCATTAAAAAAGAACCGATGCACGCGGGCGAATTCTTGCTGTCCGAAGGCGCCGGCAATATCTCCCGCGAAGCGATCAACGTCGCTGCAGGCCCCGCGTTGAATGCGGGCCAGGTCCTCGGGCAGGTGACGGCTTCGGGTGAGTTCGCCGCCTATGAGCCCACTGCCGAAGACGGCAGCGAGAAGGCAGTGGCCATTTTGTATGGCCCGTTGGGGGAGTCCGACATCGTTCGTCGTGGTCGCGCGGTGGTGCGGCTGGCCGAGGTCAGTGAAGTGCACCTGAGCGGCCTTGATCCGGAGGGCGAGAAGTCGCTGGCTGAACATTTCGTGATCGTGCGCTAA
- a CDS encoding head maturation protease, ClpP-related, with protein MNRLRIFNKAGDPPAPQNKHWYSLKASGEAEARSIEVYVYGEIGTWGITANQFVRDLAAMDDGVSPIVVAFNSIGGDLFDGLAIHNALSRLGERCTGRVDALAASAASVAVCGAHKVVIASNAMLMIHNPWTYAAGDAEDLRKVATALDQAMEAIIAAYKAKAPNIDEVELRRMVNAETWLTASEAVALGLADSVGEGVSVKACLGQGGALQRYQHAPQALLAQLEEPPEPTPIEPEPEKPPVVDSAKLALLITQSCNTAGISNLIEALINTTKLADEATVNAAISNAKAVRDLCVAARLPEFTQEFVAAGLTAEAVRGRLFDKLVSGGGFEIDNSLPISDDPAPKTQAKQPDTNAIYAARRAAQTGVKA; from the coding sequence ATGAACAGGCTACGCATTTTCAACAAGGCTGGTGACCCACCGGCGCCGCAAAACAAGCACTGGTACAGCCTCAAGGCCAGCGGCGAGGCCGAGGCCCGCAGCATCGAGGTCTATGTCTACGGCGAGATCGGTACCTGGGGCATCACCGCCAATCAGTTTGTGCGCGACCTCGCGGCCATGGATGACGGCGTTTCGCCGATCGTTGTCGCCTTCAACAGCATCGGCGGCGACCTGTTTGACGGTCTGGCCATTCACAACGCGCTGTCGCGCCTGGGCGAGCGTTGCACCGGTCGGGTCGATGCGCTGGCAGCCAGTGCGGCCAGTGTCGCGGTGTGCGGCGCGCACAAGGTGGTGATCGCGTCCAACGCCATGCTGATGATTCACAACCCGTGGACCTACGCCGCCGGTGACGCCGAAGACTTGCGCAAGGTGGCTACGGCGCTGGATCAGGCGATGGAAGCCATCATCGCGGCCTACAAGGCCAAGGCGCCGAACATTGATGAGGTCGAGCTGCGGCGCATGGTCAATGCCGAGACTTGGCTCACGGCGAGCGAAGCGGTGGCCTTGGGTCTGGCTGATTCGGTGGGCGAGGGCGTCAGCGTCAAAGCCTGTCTGGGACAGGGTGGCGCGCTGCAGCGTTATCAGCACGCACCGCAAGCCTTGCTGGCCCAGCTGGAAGAACCGCCCGAACCAACGCCTATCGAGCCTGAACCCGAAAAACCGCCCGTTGTGGACTCGGCCAAGCTGGCCTTGCTGATCACTCAAAGCTGCAACACGGCCGGGATCAGCAACCTGATCGAGGCATTGATCAACACCACCAAACTGGCCGACGAGGCCACGGTTAACGCCGCAATCAGCAACGCCAAGGCCGTGCGCGACCTGTGCGTGGCAGCGCGCTTGCCGGAGTTCACTCAAGAGTTTGTCGCCGCCGGGCTGACGGCTGAGGCGGTACGCGGCCGGCTGTTCGACAAGCTGGTCAGCGGCGGCGGTTTTGAAATCGATAACAGCCTGCCGATCAGCGATGACCCAGCGCCGAAAACCCAGGCTAAGCAGCCTGACACCAATGCGATCTACGCGGCCCGTCGCGCCGCCCAGACAGGGGTAAAAGCATGA
- a CDS encoding phage portal protein: MPRQYPTLTRNGFLLPERIKASYEGAGEGRRSASWDAPDSGINSINTPALRNLRARSRAAVRNDPYAFNVIDKRVSNLIGTGITPRPKIEDDAMRKLQQELWEDWVDESDADGLTDFYGQQALIARTVETSGECFVRLRPRAQTEDLAVPLQLQVLAPEFVPHDKFEPAKNGNSIRAGIEFNPAHQRVAYWMYRVHPRDASSLNAGYNQLVRVPAEQVLHIFEPVEPGQLRGVPRLAPVLKRLRSLDNYDDAVLFRQEVANLFAGFISRPPPETSQQPRDPMTGALLSEDRDGFTPMVALEPGTMQELGPGEEVEFSKPPDAGNNYPDFMRQQLMAAAAGTGTPYEILTGDMREVNDRALRVVLNEFRRRLEQLQFGVYVHQLCRPVRAAWMDMAVLAGRLKLDDYAQRRREYLRTRWVPQGWAYIQPVQDIQARMMEVNAGFNSRSEMVLRSGYDAETVDAENAADQARARDLGLNYKTLVDLPEEPADKEKP, from the coding sequence ATGCCGCGACAATACCCAACCCTGACCCGCAACGGCTTCTTGCTGCCGGAGCGGATCAAAGCCAGTTACGAAGGGGCCGGTGAGGGCAGGCGCTCGGCCAGTTGGGACGCGCCCGATTCCGGCATCAACAGCATAAACACCCCGGCCTTGCGCAACCTGCGGGCCCGTTCGCGGGCGGCGGTGCGCAACGATCCGTACGCGTTCAACGTCATCGACAAACGCGTCAGCAACCTGATCGGTACCGGCATCACCCCTCGACCCAAGATCGAGGACGACGCCATGCGCAAACTGCAGCAGGAGTTGTGGGAGGACTGGGTCGATGAGTCGGACGCCGATGGCCTGACCGACTTCTACGGCCAGCAGGCGTTGATTGCCCGCACTGTCGAAACGTCAGGTGAGTGTTTCGTTCGACTTCGACCTCGCGCACAGACTGAGGATCTGGCGGTACCGCTGCAGCTCCAGGTACTGGCCCCCGAGTTTGTGCCCCACGACAAGTTTGAGCCAGCCAAAAACGGCAACAGCATCCGCGCCGGGATCGAATTCAACCCGGCTCACCAGCGGGTGGCGTATTGGATGTACCGCGTTCACCCCCGTGATGCCTCATCCCTCAACGCCGGTTACAACCAGCTGGTGCGGGTGCCGGCCGAGCAGGTGCTGCACATCTTTGAACCGGTCGAGCCCGGCCAGTTGCGCGGGGTGCCGCGTCTGGCGCCGGTGCTTAAGCGCTTGCGCAGCCTGGACAACTACGACGATGCGGTGCTGTTTCGTCAGGAGGTGGCCAACCTGTTTGCCGGGTTTATCAGCCGACCACCACCTGAAACCTCACAGCAGCCCCGCGACCCGATGACCGGAGCGTTGTTGTCCGAAGATCGCGATGGCTTCACGCCGATGGTCGCGCTGGAGCCCGGCACCATGCAGGAACTGGGGCCCGGCGAAGAGGTGGAGTTTTCCAAGCCGCCGGACGCCGGCAACAACTACCCGGACTTTATGCGCCAACAATTGATGGCCGCTGCAGCCGGTACCGGCACCCCATACGAGATCCTCACCGGCGACATGCGCGAGGTCAACGACCGGGCGTTGCGGGTCGTACTCAACGAATTCCGCCGTCGCCTGGAGCAACTGCAATTCGGGGTGTACGTGCACCAGTTGTGCCGCCCGGTGCGTGCGGCCTGGATGGACATGGCGGTGCTGGCGGGTCGCCTCAAGCTGGACGACTACGCGCAACGGCGCCGCGAATACCTGCGCACGCGTTGGGTACCGCAGGGCTGGGCCTATATCCAGCCGGTGCAGGACATTCAGGCGCGAATGATGGAGGTCAACGCGGGCTTCAACTCCCGCAGCGAAATGGTCCTGCGCTCGGGCTATGACGCCGAAACCGTTGACGCTGAAAACGCTGCCGATCAGGCCCGCGCCCGTGACCTGGGCCTCAACTACAAAACGCTCGTCGACTTGCCAGAAGAGCCTGCCGACAAGGAGAAACCATGA
- a CDS encoding phage holin family protein: MTTEQQALADMPIWLVIALSLVGGVSGEMWRADKDGARGWSLVRRLALRSGACVGCGLSTMMLLHANGVSIWAASAVGCLTAMAGADVAIGLYERWAAKRLGISEVPPQGNSPD; encoded by the coding sequence ATGACAACAGAGCAACAAGCGTTAGCGGACATGCCGATCTGGCTGGTGATTGCACTGTCCTTGGTCGGCGGCGTATCGGGCGAGATGTGGCGAGCGGATAAGGATGGCGCCCGTGGCTGGTCGCTGGTGCGCCGCCTGGCCTTGCGGTCAGGTGCCTGCGTCGGATGTGGCTTGTCCACGATGATGTTGCTGCATGCCAACGGTGTTTCGATTTGGGCTGCATCGGCTGTGGGCTGCCTCACGGCAATGGCCGGGGCGGACGTCGCCATCGGCCTTTACGAGCGCTGGGCGGCAAAGCGGTTGGGCATTAGCGAGGTTCCGCCTCAAGGCAATAGCCCTGACTGA